Proteins from one Pseudarthrobacter sp. BIM B-2242 genomic window:
- a CDS encoding class I SAM-dependent methyltransferase: MLRRYPDVEAPNLQAWDATDRLLLEAAAGRVGPDSSLAVIGDRYGALTLGALGTLGVRRVRVHEDLITGERALQNNAGALGLAGFEQLPLGAELLAGAQTVLLQLPRTLAELEEIAAAVARHAAPDVVLLAGGRIKHMSLGMNAVLERHFQDVRPQLARQKSRLLVAAGAVREGNPGHPAVGHSTLEHIAELDLDVEAHGAVFAGAKLDIGTRFLLTFLPEMPAARHAIDLGCGSGILAAMYARQNPGARVTATDRSAAAVASALGTARANGLAERITTLQDDAMSTLPDASADLVLLNPPFHLGASVHAGAGIKLFEAAARVLAPGGELWTVFNRHLQYLPALERLVGPTTVKGSNPKFTVAVSARRP, encoded by the coding sequence ATGCTCAGGCGGTACCCGGACGTCGAAGCGCCCAACCTTCAGGCCTGGGACGCAACGGACAGGCTCCTGCTTGAAGCCGCAGCCGGCCGCGTGGGTCCGGACAGCAGCCTGGCGGTGATCGGCGACCGTTACGGCGCCCTGACCCTCGGCGCGCTGGGCACGCTCGGAGTCCGGCGGGTCCGTGTGCATGAGGACCTCATCACGGGAGAACGGGCCCTGCAGAACAATGCCGGTGCCCTGGGGCTGGCAGGCTTTGAGCAGTTGCCGCTGGGGGCGGAGCTGCTCGCCGGTGCACAGACCGTGCTGCTGCAGCTTCCCCGGACCCTGGCGGAGCTCGAAGAAATCGCCGCTGCCGTGGCCCGGCACGCCGCCCCGGATGTTGTGCTCCTTGCAGGCGGACGCATCAAGCACATGTCGCTGGGGATGAATGCGGTGCTGGAGCGCCACTTCCAGGATGTCCGGCCGCAGTTGGCGCGGCAGAAGTCCAGGCTCCTCGTCGCCGCCGGAGCGGTCCGGGAGGGCAACCCCGGGCACCCCGCCGTCGGGCATTCCACTCTTGAACACATCGCCGAACTGGACCTGGATGTTGAAGCGCACGGCGCCGTGTTCGCCGGCGCGAAGCTGGACATCGGCACCAGGTTCCTGCTGACGTTCCTCCCGGAGATGCCCGCCGCACGGCATGCCATCGACCTGGGCTGCGGTTCCGGGATCCTGGCTGCCATGTATGCCCGCCAGAACCCCGGAGCACGCGTCACGGCCACGGACCGGTCAGCCGCCGCCGTCGCCTCGGCGCTGGGCACCGCACGTGCCAACGGCCTGGCGGAGAGGATCACCACGCTCCAGGATGACGCCATGAGCACCCTGCCCGATGCCAGTGCCGACCTGGTCCTGCTGAACCCGCCGTTCCACCTGGGGGCAAGCGTGCATGCCGGCGCCGGGATCAAGCTCTTCGAGGCAGCTGCCAGGGTACTGGCGCCCGGCGGCGAACTGTGGACGGTCTTCAACCGCCACCTTCAGTACCTCCCGGCGCTGGAGCGGCTGGTGGGCCCCACCACCGTCAAGGGCAGCAACCCGAAATTCACCGTGGCAGTCAGCGCCAGGCGCCCCTAG
- a CDS encoding FAD-dependent oxidoreductase gives MEDASTDVVVIGAGQAGLSAAYHLQRRGLEYTVLDAEQGPGGAWRHRWKSLVMATVNGISDLPGIAKPDVDPAEPSSEFLSRYFGGYEREVGIEVFRPVKVSSVAREDTDPAGNLRVSSGRGGWSAKAVINATGTWTRPFWPIYPGRSTFLGRQLHVADYVSAEEFRGLHVIVVGGGISAVGLLDEISQVTTTSWFTRREPDWRDATFDAQAGHNAVALVEERVRQGLPPQSVVAVTGLIRTPALRAAEKRGALERRPMFTAIEPDGVRLTDGSLLRADIILWATGFRAELEHLAPLHLRGPGGGIAMDGTQVAAEPRVHLVGYGPSSSTIGANRAGRAAVAAILKLPALQP, from the coding sequence ATGGAAGACGCAAGCACCGATGTTGTGGTCATCGGCGCGGGGCAGGCGGGCCTGTCGGCCGCCTACCATCTGCAGCGCCGGGGACTTGAGTACACGGTCCTCGACGCAGAGCAGGGCCCGGGCGGTGCGTGGCGGCATCGCTGGAAAAGCCTGGTGATGGCAACGGTCAACGGCATCAGCGACCTTCCCGGAATCGCGAAGCCCGACGTGGACCCCGCCGAACCCAGCTCCGAATTCCTGAGCAGGTACTTCGGCGGCTACGAGCGCGAAGTCGGGATCGAGGTCTTCCGACCGGTCAAAGTCAGCTCCGTTGCCAGGGAAGATACGGATCCGGCCGGAAACCTGCGCGTCAGTTCCGGCCGCGGCGGGTGGTCCGCGAAGGCCGTCATCAACGCCACCGGCACCTGGACACGGCCGTTCTGGCCCATCTACCCGGGCCGCTCCACTTTCCTGGGCCGTCAGCTGCACGTGGCCGACTACGTCTCAGCTGAGGAGTTCCGCGGGCTGCACGTCATCGTTGTCGGCGGCGGTATTTCCGCTGTCGGGCTGCTGGACGAGATCTCGCAGGTCACAACCACGAGCTGGTTCACACGGCGCGAACCGGACTGGCGGGACGCGACGTTCGACGCCCAGGCCGGGCACAACGCCGTTGCCCTCGTGGAAGAACGCGTGCGGCAGGGACTGCCGCCGCAGAGTGTTGTGGCGGTGACCGGGCTCATCCGGACTCCCGCCCTGCGCGCGGCAGAAAAGCGCGGGGCGCTTGAGCGTCGGCCCATGTTCACAGCCATCGAGCCCGACGGCGTCCGGCTCACCGATGGCAGCCTGCTCCGGGCGGACATCATCCTGTGGGCCACGGGGTTCCGGGCCGAGCTGGAACACCTCGCGCCGTTGCACCTCCGCGGTCCCGGCGGCGGAATCGCCATGGACGGCACCCAGGTGGCAGCCGAACCGCGCGTGCACCTGGTGGGCTACGGCCCGTCGTCGTCCACCATCGGCGCCAACCGGGCGGGCCGGGCGGCCGTGGCCGCCATCCTCAAGCTCCCCGCGCTGCAGCCCTGA
- a CDS encoding zinc ribbon domain-containing protein YjdM has product MNESLPPCPECASTYAYEMGALLVCPECGHEWSAESAAEAEEAGPRVIKDAVGNVLADGDTVTVIKDLKIKGSSSVIKVGTKVRGIRLMDGVGDHDIDCKVDGVGPMQLKSSVVKKV; this is encoded by the coding sequence GTGAATGAGTCCCTGCCGCCGTGCCCCGAATGTGCCAGTACCTACGCGTATGAGATGGGTGCACTCCTGGTGTGCCCCGAGTGCGGCCACGAGTGGTCAGCCGAATCAGCCGCGGAAGCCGAAGAGGCCGGACCGCGGGTGATCAAGGATGCCGTGGGCAACGTGCTCGCTGACGGCGACACTGTCACGGTGATCAAGGACCTGAAAATCAAGGGCAGCTCCAGCGTCATCAAGGTGGGGACCAAGGTGCGTGGCATCAGGCTGATGGACGGCGTGGGCGATCATGACATTGACTGCAAAGTGGACGGCGTGGGGCCCATGCAGCTCAAATCCTCCGTGGTGAAGAAGGTCTAG